In Spirochaeta lutea, the following proteins share a genomic window:
- a CDS encoding cell division protein ZapA, which translates to MTINLLGTSFTIQSDEDPAYLREILSYLEAKISEVTTGVKTTDPLKISILASLLLADELHKLKNSQEMLKQQAQSSLSSQEYEREVDEITKRLIRTIDECLS; encoded by the coding sequence ATGACCATTAACCTACTGGGTACCAGCTTTACAATCCAATCCGATGAGGATCCCGCCTACCTCCGGGAGATCCTCTCCTATCTAGAGGCAAAGATCTCTGAGGTTACCACAGGGGTAAAAACCACGGATCCTCTCAAGATCAGCATCCTCGCGAGCCTGCTTTTAGCCGATGAGCTGCATAAACTAAAGAACTCCCAAGAAATGCTCAAACAACAGGCACAATCGTCCCTCAGCAGCCAGGAGTATGAACGCGAGGTCGATGAGATCACCAAACGGCTTATACGAACGATCGACGAGTGTCTCTCCTAA
- a CDS encoding cell division protein ZapB: protein MISVEQIRLLETKVQQAVSLLANLQEENKTLRTRLSKYEERIDELEFLIEEFKEEQSEIEQGIISALNQLNELSAGHSTSEPAAPEEKTRNTAETPTPPPVQHQTDQQEAEVEEQGDSNAGATLQPEETQDTLGSPEEAGDAYHEEPAQEPDDDDQELDLF, encoded by the coding sequence ATGATTAGCGTTGAGCAAATTCGGTTACTTGAAACCAAGGTACAGCAGGCTGTAAGCCTGCTGGCCAACCTCCAAGAAGAAAACAAGACCCTCAGAACTCGGTTGTCCAAATACGAGGAGCGTATCGATGAGCTGGAATTTCTCATTGAAGAATTCAAGGAGGAGCAGAGCGAAATTGAGCAGGGCATAATTTCTGCCCTTAATCAACTCAATGAACTCAGCGCTGGCCATTCTACCTCGGAACCCGCCGCCCCTGAGGAGAAAACCCGCAACACTGCGGAAACACCAACCCCTCCTCCAGTACAGCACCAGACTGACCAGCAGGAGGCTGAAGTAGAAGAGCAAGGGGATTCGAATGCCGGAGCAACCCTCCAACCCGAGGAAACCCAAGATACCCTGGGTTCTCCTGAGGAAGCCGGGGATGCCTACCATGAGGAACCTGCCCAAGAGCCGGATGACGATGACCAAGAACTGGATTTGTTTTAA
- the rplT gene encoding 50S ribosomal protein L20, translating to MPRAVDGTRRKDRRKKILGLAKGYWGRRSTNFRTAKDAVAKSLTYAYRDRKAKKRDFRQLWIARISAAVREEGINYSRFIAGLHKAGVEVNRKSLSNLAIEDRDAFKALVDTAKKAL from the coding sequence ATGCCAAGAGCAGTTGACGGCACACGCCGAAAGGACCGACGGAAGAAGATTCTCGGTCTTGCCAAGGGATACTGGGGCCGACGGAGTACCAACTTCCGTACCGCCAAGGATGCTGTAGCCAAGAGCCTTACCTACGCATATCGCGACCGAAAGGCCAAAAAACGGGATTTTCGTCAGCTATGGATTGCCCGTATCTCCGCAGCAGTGCGGGAGGAAGGCATCAACTACAGCAGATTCATTGCAGGACTGCATAAGGCAGGGGTAGAGGTGAACCGAAAATCACTCTCAAACCTCGCTATTGAAGACCGGGATGCATTTAAAGCTCTCGTAGACACTGCAAAAAAGGCCCTCTAA
- the rpmI gene encoding 50S ribosomal protein L35 — protein MPKMKTRRAAAKRYSFTGTGKVKYKKQGLRHILTKKSTKRKRNLRKTGILSDAETERVKKLLPYG, from the coding sequence ATGCCTAAGATGAAAACCCGGAGAGCCGCAGCAAAACGGTACTCTTTTACCGGTACCGGTAAGGTCAAATATAAGAAGCAAGGACTTCGCCATATTCTGACCAAAAAGAGTACGAAACGTAAGCGGAACCTCCGTAAAACCGGCATCCTCAGTGATGCGGAGACGGAACGGGTAAAAAAGCTTCTTCCCTACGGATAA
- the infC gene encoding translation initiation factor IF-3 produces the protein MAAKDLRINELIRVREVRLIDEAGEQLGVVPTNQALAQAKEKGLDLVEVSPNANPPVCKLIDYGKYKFETEKKNRESKKKQKQVKLKEIRMQPKIESHDLAFKTKHILEFLEEGNKVKVTIRFRGRELAHTEIGRDVLLKVLENLGEETHSVDRAPTMEGRFMYMLLSPKSKK, from the coding sequence TTGGCTGCGAAAGATTTACGAATAAACGAATTAATTCGAGTGCGGGAAGTACGGCTCATTGACGAGGCAGGAGAGCAATTGGGGGTTGTCCCGACCAATCAGGCCTTGGCTCAAGCGAAGGAAAAAGGTCTGGACCTCGTAGAGGTTTCACCCAATGCAAATCCGCCGGTCTGCAAGTTAATTGACTACGGAAAGTATAAGTTCGAGACCGAAAAGAAAAACCGAGAGTCGAAGAAGAAGCAGAAACAGGTGAAACTCAAAGAAATTCGTATGCAGCCAAAAATTGAAAGTCATGATTTGGCTTTCAAAACAAAGCATATCTTGGAATTTCTTGAAGAAGGAAACAAGGTCAAGGTAACTATTCGCTTCCGCGGACGCGAGTTAGCACACACCGAAATCGGACGTGACGTGTTACTGAAGGTACTGGAAAACCTCGGAGAGGAAACCCATTCAGTTGACCGAGCCCCTACCATGGAAGGCCGGTTTATGTATATGCTGCTGAGTCCGAAATCTAAGAAATAA
- the metW gene encoding methionine biosynthesis protein MetW, translated as MSERFSYNEIARFIQPGTKVLDLGCGDGELLELLISTKQVQGRGVDIEEAMIITCISRGLSVFQGNLEEGLKDYPSKTYDYVILNQTLQMIHNPVFLLKEMTRVGKQIIVNFPNFGHIQNRLQLALLGKMPVNKNIPYQWYDTPNIHFCTRSDFIRLATELGLRIVDEIAIAGNRKISLGKDLFATQICMLLEDNVDKS; from the coding sequence ATGTCTGAACGATTCAGTTACAATGAAATAGCTCGATTTATACAACCCGGCACAAAGGTTCTGGACCTCGGTTGCGGAGACGGCGAACTGTTGGAGCTGTTGATTTCCACGAAACAGGTCCAAGGCCGCGGGGTAGACATCGAAGAGGCTATGATAATTACCTGCATTTCCCGGGGGCTCTCGGTGTTCCAAGGCAATCTCGAGGAGGGGTTAAAGGACTACCCTTCGAAGACCTATGATTATGTTATCCTCAATCAAACCCTTCAAATGATTCACAATCCGGTATTCTTACTGAAGGAAATGACCCGGGTCGGAAAACAGATTATTGTAAATTTCCCGAATTTCGGCCATATTCAGAACCGGCTTCAGCTTGCCCTCCTAGGTAAGATGCCGGTTAATAAGAACATTCCATATCAATGGTATGATACCCCAAATATCCATTTTTGTACCCGAAGTGATTTTATCCGGCTTGCCACAGAATTAGGATTGCGAATCGTAGATGAAATCGCCATTGCCGGAAATAGGAAAATCTCCTTAGGAAAAGACCTCTTTGCAACTCAGATCTGTATGCTCCTGGAGGATAATGTAGACAAGTCTTGA
- the metX gene encoding homoserine O-acetyltransferase MetX, whose amino-acid sequence MIVHYSDTLLIPQKDGLKLENGQGFGPVSVRYETYGTLNSDKTNAILILHAFSGDAHAAGRYHPEDKNPGWWDTMIGPGKAFDTNRFFIICSNTLGGCMGTTGPGSINPQTEKPYGLSFPVITIRDMVAVQKLLLDHLGISTLYAVAGGSMGGMQALEWSVAYPDIVRRAIIIASTGQLSAQGIAFNAVGRNAIMSDPEWRQGDYYEHSNPHRGLSIARMVGHITYLSDESMHAKFGRRLQEREHFGFDFNDQFEVESYLNHQGDKFVDRFDANSYIYLSKAMDYYDLGATYGGLDKAFERASCSYLVISYTTDWLFPSYQSKELVYSMMKVGRDVSYSELASPYGHDSFLLETQRQEVLISSYLASRRSIAGESQGGDAHV is encoded by the coding sequence ATGATTGTACACTACTCAGATACGCTCCTCATTCCTCAGAAAGACGGATTGAAATTGGAAAACGGTCAAGGGTTCGGTCCTGTCTCTGTTCGGTACGAGACCTATGGAACCCTGAACTCAGACAAGACGAATGCGATTCTCATACTCCATGCCTTCTCGGGAGATGCCCACGCCGCGGGCCGTTACCACCCTGAAGATAAAAATCCAGGATGGTGGGATACCATGATCGGCCCCGGAAAGGCCTTCGATACAAATCGGTTTTTTATCATCTGCTCCAATACCCTAGGGGGCTGTATGGGAACCACCGGACCGGGTTCCATCAATCCCCAGACCGAAAAACCCTACGGACTTTCATTTCCGGTCATCACCATCCGGGATATGGTTGCTGTACAAAAATTGCTTCTTGACCATTTGGGTATTAGCACCCTGTATGCTGTTGCTGGAGGAAGCATGGGAGGGATGCAGGCTCTGGAATGGAGTGTAGCCTACCCCGACATTGTACGGAGGGCGATCATAATTGCCTCAACTGGACAACTATCAGCCCAGGGTATCGCGTTTAATGCGGTGGGACGCAATGCCATTATGAGCGACCCGGAGTGGCGCCAGGGGGATTACTACGAACACAGCAATCCCCACAGAGGTCTCTCAATAGCCAGAATGGTGGGCCACATTACCTACCTTTCCGATGAATCCATGCATGCCAAATTCGGCAGACGCCTCCAAGAGCGGGAGCATTTCGGTTTCGATTTCAATGACCAATTTGAGGTAGAAAGCTATTTGAATCACCAGGGAGATAAATTTGTTGATCGCTTTGATGCCAATTCCTATATCTACCTATCAAAGGCCATGGATTACTATGACCTTGGCGCAACATACGGAGGACTCGATAAGGCCTTTGAGCGTGCTTCATGCTCTTACCTCGTTATCTCGTATACCACGGATTGGTTGTTCCCATCCTACCAATCCAAGGAGCTGGTGTATTCCATGATGAAGGTGGGAAGGGATGTTAGTTATTCAGAACTAGCCAGTCCCTACGGACACGACTCCTTCTTATTAGAAACCCAGCGTCAGGAAGTTCTCATTTCTTCATATTTGGCGTCCCGTCGCTCCATAGCCGGAGAATCCCAGGGAGGTGATGCGCATGTCTGA
- a CDS encoding flagellar filament outer layer protein FlaA has product MKRGLLLTFFLVTSVLLIVPAGFSDRQTENLQSRIIERFDNPDGTDLYDYRQNHRWIVRGSKFVTEGFPKFAWVQAWPEALYREIPEGRDVRSLGVQASFDRLGYNYLEFLPVEDEADQDGNPIPKGIPIPGRVKNLDLWAWGSNYNYYLDVHLRDYRGIIHVLRLGHINYKGWQNLRVNIPSFIPQDVVYVPQRKGLELVKIVLWTEPEEKVDGFYFYLDEIKVFTDLFESPFDGEGLANPRRVEELWGSAESNQGGQQ; this is encoded by the coding sequence ATGAAACGAGGCTTACTGCTCACGTTTTTCCTGGTAACAAGTGTGCTGCTCATAGTGCCCGCTGGCTTTAGTGATAGGCAGACTGAGAATCTTCAGTCGCGGATCATTGAACGCTTTGATAATCCCGATGGTACTGATTTATATGACTATCGTCAAAATCATCGTTGGATTGTACGGGGAAGCAAGTTTGTTACGGAAGGGTTTCCAAAGTTTGCCTGGGTTCAGGCTTGGCCAGAAGCGCTATATAGAGAGATACCGGAGGGTAGAGATGTTCGATCTCTCGGTGTGCAGGCTTCGTTTGATCGACTTGGATACAACTATCTTGAGTTTCTTCCGGTGGAGGATGAGGCTGATCAGGACGGAAATCCTATTCCCAAAGGAATACCGATCCCGGGTAGGGTGAAGAACCTTGACCTCTGGGCGTGGGGATCTAACTATAACTATTATTTGGATGTCCATTTACGGGACTATCGTGGGATTATTCATGTGCTCCGATTAGGACATATCAATTACAAAGGTTGGCAGAATCTTCGGGTAAATATTCCAAGCTTCATCCCTCAGGATGTGGTGTACGTACCTCAGAGGAAGGGATTGGAATTGGTCAAGATTGTCCTTTGGACCGAACCAGAAGAGAAGGTTGATGGTTTCTATTTCTATTTGGATGAGATTAAGGTTTTCACTGACCTGTTTGAATCACCCTTTGACGGAGAAGGTTTGGCCAATCCGCGAAGAGTGGAGGAATTGTGGGGCTCGGCTGAATCAAATCAGGGAGGGCAGCAGTAA
- a CDS encoding flagellar filament outer layer protein FlaA: MKRKLNAIWLLLLLVPGLIGAQESTPEAANIGVDTAQQRLKEVSISKFEDPGFWAVTMPLDHGIASHRRFEGGPSDKDPLPEEEAAGITEEDQYVLGVKVEYLRRGSTSISVMPSRPLAVPGIAKTIQVWVVGRNFNHRLKVVIEDFFGNRATLDMGKLNFSGWKQLTVAVPPSVQQRSPYYNGVGGIKILGFVVEPALTETYGTYYVYFDDLRVTTDLFAEENRDPDDMVDNW, encoded by the coding sequence ATGAAACGTAAATTGAATGCAATCTGGCTACTGTTACTTCTTGTCCCTGGATTGATCGGCGCACAAGAGTCCACACCCGAGGCTGCGAATATCGGCGTTGATACGGCACAGCAGCGGTTGAAAGAGGTATCCATATCTAAGTTTGAAGATCCCGGGTTTTGGGCGGTTACCATGCCCTTAGACCACGGTATCGCAAGCCATCGACGGTTCGAGGGTGGCCCCAGTGATAAGGATCCTCTTCCGGAGGAAGAAGCCGCGGGGATAACTGAGGAAGATCAGTATGTTCTAGGGGTGAAGGTTGAATATCTGCGAAGAGGATCAACCTCAATCTCGGTAATGCCCAGCAGGCCTCTCGCTGTACCTGGTATCGCTAAGACTATTCAGGTTTGGGTGGTTGGTCGGAATTTCAATCACCGGTTAAAGGTTGTGATCGAGGATTTCTTTGGGAACCGTGCCACCCTGGACATGGGGAAGCTTAATTTCTCCGGTTGGAAGCAGCTCACAGTGGCGGTTCCTCCCAGCGTTCAGCAACGAAGCCCCTACTACAATGGGGTCGGCGGAATCAAGATACTCGGATTTGTTGTAGAACCAGCATTAACCGAAACCTATGGTACCTATTACGTTTATTTTGATGACCTTCGGGTGACCACTGACTTGTTTGCTGAAGAAAATCGTGATCCAGATGACATGGTTGATAATTGGTAG
- a CDS encoding ATP-binding protein, with amino-acid sequence MEDFIGFLRQVYFFRELSDDDVQAVADLSHEQDLAQGTVVFREGDEADRFYILMDGTIEVWKKSVTGQDVLLATEGKGHIFGEMALVDDLPRSATIKALSDIRVLYISREDFTRIMHDRQGVLISVLRSLSGMIRKSNESFIEDLSRRNIELERANRQLTAAQNELIRAERFSNLGKFSSLIIHDLRNPISVIRGYAELLGFVCDEPERVQEYSTKIVQESDRLNSFANELLDYSRGQIRLRLGPVSVPRLFQQIKARVSTQLGKSGIRGRFLTSQGLSLVADEERLIRVLVNLVDNARKASETGGEILVTGKSMAKNRIQIVVEDRGRGMPPEIREKIFEPFFSSSERGGTGLGMVSVKNIVEAHQGSIEVDSELTRGTRVILDLPMRQEKAS; translated from the coding sequence ATGGAAGACTTTATTGGATTTCTTCGTCAGGTGTATTTTTTCAGGGAACTCAGCGATGACGACGTACAGGCTGTTGCCGACCTTAGTCATGAGCAGGATCTGGCCCAAGGCACAGTTGTGTTCCGTGAGGGAGATGAGGCGGACCGTTTCTACATTCTTATGGATGGAACCATCGAGGTTTGGAAAAAAAGCGTCACCGGTCAGGATGTGCTCCTCGCCACTGAAGGCAAAGGCCACATCTTCGGTGAAATGGCCCTAGTGGATGACCTACCCAGATCTGCAACAATTAAGGCGTTGTCCGATATCCGGGTGCTGTATATCAGCAGGGAGGACTTCACTAGGATTATGCACGACCGACAGGGGGTCTTGATCTCGGTTCTGCGATCTCTTTCTGGCATGATTCGGAAGAGCAATGAAAGTTTTATTGAAGATCTTAGCCGTCGGAATATTGAGCTTGAGCGGGCAAACCGGCAGCTTACCGCTGCTCAAAATGAGTTGATACGAGCAGAGCGTTTTTCGAACCTAGGGAAGTTCTCCTCGCTTATCATCCATGACCTTCGGAATCCTATTTCGGTTATCCGAGGGTATGCGGAGCTCCTAGGCTTTGTCTGTGATGAACCCGAGCGCGTACAGGAGTATTCCACCAAGATTGTCCAGGAATCTGATCGGCTCAATTCGTTTGCAAATGAGCTTCTTGATTATTCCCGGGGTCAGATCCGTCTCCGTCTCGGTCCGGTGTCTGTACCGCGGTTATTTCAACAAATAAAGGCACGGGTCTCAACACAACTAGGAAAGTCTGGAATACGCGGACGATTTTTAACCTCTCAGGGGTTGTCATTGGTAGCCGACGAGGAGCGACTGATCAGGGTCCTGGTAAATTTGGTTGATAATGCGAGAAAGGCCTCAGAAACCGGAGGAGAGATACTGGTAACCGGCAAGTCTATGGCAAAAAATCGAATTCAGATTGTGGTAGAAGACCGGGGTCGGGGTATGCCCCCTGAAATTCGGGAGAAGATTTTTGAACCGTTCTTCTCATCCAGCGAGCGGGGTGGAACCGGCCTCGGAATGGTGAGCGTTAAAAACATTGTAGAGGCCCACCAGGGATCTATTGAGGTTGACTCTGAACTCACCCGGGGGACTCGGGTGATCTTGGATCTGCCCATGCGCCAGGAAAAAGCGTCCTGA
- a CDS encoding TatD family hydrolase, translated as MIIDSHFHSQEMKRKGMPVGALLEEAHSQGLAAAVDIATHIHDWGTRLKELSKYPFVFFSLGLYPSVAEEQDLEKTLEALESLLLSETAINPRLIAIGEIGLDFHWHYATPELQTELLVQQLELAQRFDLPVVIHNRNADKVLAEILKQHGPARGGIMHCYSSGPEWIDMFLDQGMYISFAGNLTFKKNNSLREACALVPPDRLLLETDAPYLAPEPKRGKANHPGQVAFTYEVAAEIRTMSKPDLESQIAKNFRTLFPGAWADPRSPESPG; from the coding sequence ATGATTATAGACAGCCATTTTCATAGCCAAGAGATGAAACGAAAGGGTATGCCTGTGGGAGCCCTCCTAGAGGAGGCTCACTCCCAGGGTTTGGCCGCCGCCGTAGACATTGCAACCCATATCCATGACTGGGGTACTCGACTTAAGGAACTATCAAAATATCCCTTTGTGTTTTTCTCCCTGGGTTTGTATCCCTCTGTTGCCGAGGAGCAGGATCTTGAGAAAACCCTGGAAGCTCTGGAATCCCTCCTGCTATCTGAAACCGCTATCAATCCCCGGCTTATAGCCATAGGAGAGATCGGTCTTGATTTCCATTGGCACTACGCGACCCCCGAACTTCAGACAGAGTTATTAGTTCAACAACTGGAATTAGCCCAGCGGTTTGATCTTCCCGTAGTAATACATAATCGAAATGCGGACAAAGTACTAGCTGAGATCCTAAAACAACACGGTCCCGCCAGGGGAGGAATAATGCACTGCTACTCCTCGGGACCGGAATGGATAGATATGTTCCTGGACCAGGGGATGTATATTTCGTTTGCAGGAAATCTAACCTTCAAAAAAAACAACTCCCTTCGGGAGGCCTGTGCCCTGGTTCCCCCAGATCGTCTTCTCCTCGAAACGGATGCGCCATACTTAGCGCCTGAACCCAAACGGGGCAAGGCCAACCATCCTGGACAGGTTGCCTTCACCTACGAGGTTGCCGCAGAAATACGAACCATGAGCAAACCGGATCTGGAATCTCAGATAGCTAAAAACTTCAGGACGCTTTTTCCTGGCGCATGGGCAGATCCAAGATCACCCGAGTCCCCCGGGTGA
- a CDS encoding ATP-dependent helicase produces MDHLRRALNPEQFTAVTTIEGPVLIIAGAGSGKTRVITYRIAYMLSEGINQSNILALTFTNKAAREMEERVKELTGKKLRQLTVSTFHAFGVQILKKHITRLGYRENFSIYDTGDQISLIKETARELKIPEEKMDYSKILSLFSRIKTRRVTWREVDDSFRPLYKEYLSHLRLYNALDFDDLIALPIQLFEEHPDVLEEYRSQYRYIMVDEFQDTSLLQYRFMKLIADGSRNICVVGDDDQSIYSWRGANFENILNFEKDFSELREIKLEQNYRSTGTILDAANSVIANNKNRKIKQLWSGTQGGKPIELYQPVDEKAEAEFICDMIKTLAVKEGIKYHDVGVLIRTNALSRSLEESFLAANIPYKMSGGTSFFQRQEIKDIICYLRTITNPDDDISLLRILNTPRRGIGKKTLEVITTHAIELGSSLYGAMIALLEDAQNPLGTKTRSDIQDFLSLIDEYRPKLLSGKRLADSTRQLIQEIDYWSHLVQEFQKNDKVAKWRMRNIEIFTNSIEDYEKDPDNLNPSIFSYLNRITLSNRDDEDDDQGKVNLMTIHSAKGLEHEIVFLVGVEDNIIPHQRSLTENEEGDFDANMEEERRLFYVAITRAKQKLFMTACQQRRVMRESISCQISPFVQEIPSQLIEIKEPQALPEFTEEDADSVFSMMQKRFGPPAQTAE; encoded by the coding sequence ATTGATCACCTACGTCGGGCGCTAAACCCCGAACAGTTCACTGCTGTTACTACCATCGAAGGCCCGGTCCTCATCATTGCCGGTGCAGGATCCGGTAAAACCCGGGTAATCACCTACCGTATTGCCTATATGCTCTCCGAAGGGATCAATCAGAGCAACATTCTTGCCCTTACCTTCACGAACAAGGCAGCCCGCGAGATGGAGGAGCGAGTGAAGGAACTTACCGGAAAAAAACTCCGCCAACTCACCGTCTCCACCTTCCATGCCTTTGGAGTACAAATCTTAAAAAAGCACATTACCCGTCTCGGGTATCGGGAGAACTTTTCCATCTACGATACCGGGGATCAAATCAGCCTCATCAAAGAAACGGCACGGGAACTCAAGATACCCGAAGAAAAAATGGATTATTCAAAAATTCTCTCTCTCTTTTCGCGAATAAAAACCAGACGGGTCACTTGGCGGGAGGTAGATGACAGCTTCCGGCCCCTCTACAAAGAGTATTTGAGCCACCTCCGGTTGTATAACGCCCTTGATTTTGATGATCTGATTGCGTTGCCGATCCAGCTCTTTGAAGAACATCCCGATGTCTTGGAGGAATACCGCTCACAGTACCGCTACATCATGGTGGACGAGTTTCAAGATACCTCACTACTGCAATACCGATTCATGAAACTCATTGCTGATGGATCCCGCAATATCTGCGTGGTAGGGGACGATGACCAGAGCATTTACTCATGGCGCGGGGCAAATTTTGAAAACATCCTCAATTTTGAAAAGGATTTTTCTGAGTTACGGGAAATCAAACTCGAACAGAACTACCGGTCCACAGGAACCATCCTTGATGCTGCCAACTCCGTCATCGCGAATAATAAGAACCGAAAGATTAAACAGCTATGGTCCGGAACACAGGGTGGTAAACCCATAGAACTGTATCAGCCGGTGGATGAAAAAGCAGAGGCGGAGTTTATATGCGATATGATAAAAACCCTCGCGGTTAAGGAGGGGATAAAATACCACGATGTCGGGGTACTCATTCGCACCAACGCCCTTTCACGGAGCCTGGAAGAGAGCTTCCTCGCGGCAAACATACCGTATAAGATGAGCGGCGGCACGAGTTTCTTTCAACGCCAAGAGATCAAGGACATAATCTGTTACCTGCGGACCATCACCAATCCCGATGATGATATTAGCCTACTCCGTATTCTCAATACCCCACGCCGGGGCATCGGCAAAAAAACCCTGGAGGTTATCACCACCCATGCGATAGAACTAGGGAGCTCCCTTTACGGCGCGATGATTGCCCTTCTAGAGGATGCTCAGAACCCCCTGGGCACTAAGACCCGATCGGATATCCAAGACTTTCTTTCTCTTATTGATGAGTATCGGCCAAAACTCTTGTCGGGCAAACGCCTAGCAGACAGTACTCGCCAGCTGATTCAAGAGATTGATTATTGGTCCCATCTGGTCCAGGAGTTTCAAAAAAATGACAAGGTAGCGAAATGGCGGATGCGGAATATAGAAATCTTTACCAATTCCATCGAGGACTACGAGAAGGACCCGGACAATCTTAATCCAAGTATTTTTTCTTATCTCAATAGAATCACCCTAAGCAACAGAGATGACGAGGATGATGATCAGGGCAAGGTCAATCTTATGACCATCCATTCCGCCAAGGGCCTTGAGCATGAAATCGTGTTTCTTGTAGGGGTCGAAGATAATATCATCCCACATCAACGCAGTCTCACAGAGAATGAAGAGGGAGATTTTGATGCCAATATGGAGGAGGAGCGGCGTTTGTTTTATGTGGCTATTACCAGGGCCAAACAAAAACTGTTTATGACAGCTTGTCAGCAGCGACGGGTTATGCGAGAGAGTATATCTTGTCAGATTTCGCCCTTTGTTCAAGAAATTCCAAGTCAACTCATCGAAATTAAAGAACCCCAAGCCCTCCCCGAGTTTACCGAGGAGGATGCAGATTCGGTTTTTAGCATGATGCAGAAACGCTTCGGCCCTCCGGCCCAGACAGCGGAGTAG
- a CDS encoding RsmB/NOP family class I SAM-dependent RNA methyltransferase: MAKQSKTLRGIEGFKQYYTTIFQDRWPGLLSALESEHQYCALRALSPDCSPYYLDLASALPPLLLNIEPGHQVLDLCAAPGGKTLVILRRLFPDFFTHPDFEELTSVLQALSPFTSPSGISPGSQTALLNPGRLVANERSASRRARLHNNLANHTTPALNQYISVTGHDATKWGLYEQNRYHRVLVDVPCSSERHLVENPKHLQNWSPNRTKQLSIQGGAMVLGGFDALMPGGILVYSTCALSPLENDAVVQKLLKKRPASRLLSLDETQLPPWMEPTQTGYHILPDRSSGLGPIFLSGLTKEESLHD; this comes from the coding sequence ATGGCAAAACAATCCAAAACACTGCGCGGCATTGAGGGGTTCAAGCAGTACTACACCACAATCTTCCAGGACCGCTGGCCCGGTCTGCTTTCCGCCCTAGAATCTGAGCATCAGTACTGTGCATTGCGGGCTCTCTCACCTGATTGTTCACCCTATTACCTCGATTTAGCCTCGGCCCTTCCGCCCCTCCTGCTCAATATCGAACCGGGCCACCAGGTACTGGACCTATGCGCAGCCCCGGGAGGTAAAACCCTGGTGATTCTGAGGAGACTGTTCCCAGACTTCTTTACCCATCCGGATTTTGAAGAACTGACCTCAGTGCTCCAAGCACTCTCTCCCTTCACCTCCCCCTCGGGGATATCTCCAGGATCCCAAACCGCATTGCTGAATCCAGGTCGATTAGTTGCCAACGAACGGTCGGCCTCCCGACGGGCGCGGCTACACAATAATCTTGCAAACCATACAACCCCAGCCCTGAATCAATACATTTCCGTTACGGGCCATGATGCAACCAAATGGGGTCTCTACGAACAAAACCGCTACCATCGGGTATTAGTGGATGTTCCCTGTTCAAGTGAGCGCCATCTTGTAGAAAACCCTAAGCATCTCCAGAACTGGTCGCCGAACCGAACCAAACAGTTGTCGATCCAAGGGGGTGCGATGGTGCTGGGGGGATTTGACGCTCTCATGCCCGGAGGAATCCTAGTATACTCAACCTGTGCACTGTCTCCCTTGGAGAATGACGCTGTTGTACAGAAACTACTTAAAAAACGGCCCGCTTCCCGGCTCTTATCCTTGGATGAAACACAGCTTCCCCCATGGATGGAACCCACCCAAACTGGATACCACATCCTCCCCGACCGTAGCAGCGGGTTGGGCCCCATTTTTCTATCCGGACTTACCAAGGAGGAGTCTCTCCATGATTGA